A part of Chitinimonas koreensis genomic DNA contains:
- a CDS encoding ATP-binding protein, with product MAAAELDPEGGLIMPPSLREPRFSLPGSGLYANVANPNHREVWQSTSTIGLDPPFPRGLAAGQWLFDEREAGGRSWLAAAYGVKWSDGPRAQPLTFAVVEDDAGYRRELRQFRTTLWTWLGGAGVVLLVAQTLLLGWGLAPLRRVAREVRAIEAGRQQRVEGRYPTELSALTDNLNTLIEQERARQQRYKDALGDLAHSLKTPLAVLRGALAEPETMAAAVEAQVARMDGIVQHQLGRAAASGAAHFAPPLKLEPILRRIVESLEKVYAERDLVFVVECPVGLSWRIDEGDAFEVMGNLLDNASKWARGRIRVRARIEQRTLRLTVEDDGPGFADADAALQRGVRLDERVPGHGIGLTVVADIVAAYGGEIRLDRGEWQGGRVSLLLPMN from the coding sequence ATGGCGGCCGCCGAACTCGATCCCGAGGGCGGCCTGATCATGCCGCCCTCGCTGCGCGAACCGCGCTTCTCGCTGCCCGGCTCCGGGCTGTACGCCAACGTGGCCAATCCCAACCACCGCGAAGTCTGGCAGTCGACCTCGACGATCGGGCTCGATCCGCCGTTCCCGCGCGGACTGGCGGCCGGCCAGTGGCTGTTCGACGAGCGCGAGGCCGGCGGCCGCAGCTGGCTGGCGGCGGCCTACGGCGTGAAGTGGTCGGACGGGCCGCGCGCCCAGCCGCTGACCTTCGCGGTGGTCGAGGACGACGCCGGCTACCGGCGCGAGCTGCGCCAGTTCCGCACCACGCTGTGGACCTGGCTCGGCGGCGCCGGCGTGGTGCTGCTGGTGGCGCAGACGCTGCTGCTGGGCTGGGGCCTGGCGCCGCTGCGGCGGGTGGCGCGCGAGGTCCGCGCGATCGAGGCCGGCCGCCAGCAGCGCGTCGAGGGCCGCTATCCGACCGAGCTGTCGGCGCTGACCGACAACCTCAACACCCTGATCGAGCAGGAACGCGCGCGCCAGCAGCGCTACAAGGACGCGCTGGGCGACCTGGCCCACAGCCTGAAGACGCCGCTGGCGGTATTGCGCGGCGCGCTGGCGGAACCCGAGACCATGGCGGCCGCGGTCGAGGCCCAGGTGGCGCGCATGGACGGCATCGTGCAGCACCAGCTCGGCCGCGCGGCAGCCAGCGGCGCCGCCCACTTCGCGCCGCCGCTGAAGCTCGAGCCGATTTTGCGGCGCATCGTCGAGTCGCTCGAAAAGGTCTATGCCGAGCGCGACCTGGTATTCGTGGTCGAGTGCCCGGTCGGGCTGAGCTGGCGCATCGACGAGGGCGACGCGTTCGAGGTGATGGGCAATTTGCTCGACAACGCGTCCAAATGGGCGCGCGGCCGGATCCGGGTCCGTGCGCGCATCGAGCAGCGTACGCTGCGGCTGACCGTCGAGGACGACGGTCCCGGCTTCGCCGACGCCGATGCCGCGCTGCAGCGCGGCGTGCGGCTGGACGAACGGGTGCCGGGCCACG
- a CDS encoding response regulator transcription factor translates to MRLLLIEDEADLRRGLKKQLEEDGYRVDEAADGEDGLFQASEYPVDLAIVDLGLPKLSGLAVVQKLRADGRDLPILILTARSSWQDKVKGLEAGADDYLVKPFEYPELAARIKALLRRALKATSDVLAIGALSLDFSAQQVRLDGQPVELTTFEYRLLEYLVRERARVVSKQELSDYLYPHDEDRDSNVLEVLIGRLRRKLDPDGALAPIETLRGRGYRFVLE, encoded by the coding sequence ATGCGGCTGTTGCTGATCGAAGACGAGGCCGACCTGCGGCGGGGCCTGAAAAAGCAGCTCGAGGAAGACGGTTACCGCGTCGACGAGGCGGCCGACGGCGAGGATGGCCTGTTCCAGGCCAGCGAATACCCGGTCGACCTGGCCATCGTCGATCTCGGCCTGCCCAAGCTGTCGGGCCTGGCGGTGGTGCAGAAGCTGCGCGCCGACGGCCGCGACCTGCCGATCCTGATCCTGACCGCGCGCAGCAGCTGGCAGGACAAGGTCAAGGGCCTCGAGGCCGGCGCCGACGACTACCTGGTCAAGCCGTTCGAATACCCGGAACTCGCCGCCCGCATCAAGGCGCTGCTGCGGCGCGCACTGAAGGCGACCTCGGACGTGCTGGCGATCGGCGCGCTGTCGCTCGATTTCTCGGCCCAGCAGGTGCGGCTCGACGGCCAGCCGGTCGAGCTGACCACCTTCGAATACCGCCTGCTCGAATACCTGGTGCGCGAACGCGCGCGGGTGGTCAGCAAGCAGGAACTCTCCGACTATCTCTACCCGCACGACGAGGACCGCGACAGCAACGTGCTCGAGGTCCTGATCGGCCGCCTGCGCCGCAAGCTCGATCCCGACGGCGCGCTGGCGCCGATCGAGACGCTGCGCGGCCGCGGCTACCGCTTCGTGCTCGAATGA
- a CDS encoding acyl-homoserine-lactone synthase, with protein sequence MQILISRRDAGILTQNLETEMYKLRYRVFRERLNWEVAVQDGQERDDYDDCNPVYMLVRNDAELVLGCWRLLPSTGPYMLKDTFPELLYGQDAPVGPDVWELSRFAMTTEGVGGFGFSDTPIHMMQAVTRFARAWGIKRYVTVTTVAIERMLRRLGLKIERFGPPMQVGIERAVAFTIEMDDAAFEVLCGPETEARLAGNRTEAEAAPRILIAA encoded by the coding sequence ATGCAAATCCTGATCTCCCGCCGTGATGCCGGAATCCTTACCCAGAACCTCGAAACCGAGATGTACAAGCTGCGCTATCGCGTGTTCCGCGAGCGGCTGAACTGGGAGGTTGCGGTGCAGGACGGCCAGGAACGGGACGACTACGACGACTGCAATCCGGTCTACATGCTGGTGCGCAACGATGCGGAGCTGGTGCTGGGCTGCTGGCGCCTGTTGCCGAGTACCGGTCCCTACATGCTCAAGGATACGTTCCCCGAACTGCTGTACGGCCAGGATGCGCCGGTCGGTCCGGACGTCTGGGAGCTGTCGCGCTTCGCCATGACGACCGAGGGCGTCGGCGGCTTCGGCTTCAGCGATACGCCGATACACATGATGCAGGCGGTGACGCGTTTCGCCCGTGCCTGGGGCATCAAGCGCTACGTGACCGTCACCACGGTGGCGATCGAGCGCATGCTGCGCCGGCTGGGACTGAAGATCGAACGCTTCGGCCCGCCGATGCAGGTCGGCATCGAACGCGCGGTGGCCTTCACCATCGAGATGGACGATGCGGCCTTCGAGGTGCTATGCGGCCCGGAGACCGAGGCGCGGCTGGCCGGCAACCGGACGGAGGCCGAAGCGGCGCCGCGCATCCTGATCGCCGCCTAG
- a CDS encoding acyl-CoA-binding protein yields MAEPAVFLIHGLGGTQYDLGSMHKRLKNAGFVTHSLTLPGHGTTPEDLAGVRAEEWLEAVRLKYREIVDQHEVLHLMGMCMGALLAVETAKRERHAKGRLVALAPPVYIDGWATPWYRGLRPLLYHVPGLPARMKVEEEDPYGIKNEQLRAIVKAKFERGENFHYRWVPLACIREVDRLRGFVMKGLERIACPTLVVHAREDELTSLRSAHYLVERIGGGKRAGQARMVVLEDSYHMVCVDNDREIVAKNVLEFFEASAAGSLGMAGDDPRMAPAEMVALLAGAQADLERGDFAALYERGIPDFGWFQPGANRTSGIHRGRKGLARLQRWAREGEAAAVSFAAFGAPVFNAGMAVLPATLRAGPLASQGVLAFALRQGRLLEARWFPDDPALEDDHFGGEPVPDGPSEAERAFEAAAAQSRTLRKAPDNDTLLALYALYKQGSIGDVSGARPGVMDMVGRAKYDAWAGRRGLAREAAMAEYVALVGRLKAAEGAGLPA; encoded by the coding sequence ATGGCTGAGCCCGCCGTCTTCCTGATCCACGGCCTGGGCGGCACCCAGTACGACCTCGGCTCGATGCACAAGCGGCTGAAGAACGCCGGCTTCGTCACCCATTCGCTGACCCTGCCGGGCCATGGCACCACGCCCGAGGACCTGGCCGGCGTGCGCGCCGAGGAATGGCTCGAGGCGGTGCGGCTCAAGTACCGCGAAATCGTCGACCAGCACGAGGTGCTGCATCTGATGGGCATGTGCATGGGCGCGCTGCTGGCGGTGGAGACCGCCAAGCGCGAGCGCCATGCCAAGGGCCGGCTGGTGGCGCTGGCGCCGCCGGTCTACATCGACGGCTGGGCCACGCCCTGGTATCGCGGCCTGCGGCCGCTGCTGTACCACGTGCCGGGCCTGCCGGCGCGCATGAAGGTCGAGGAGGAAGATCCCTACGGCATCAAGAACGAACAGCTGCGCGCCATCGTCAAGGCCAAGTTCGAGCGCGGCGAGAACTTCCACTACCGCTGGGTGCCGCTGGCCTGCATCCGCGAGGTCGACCGGCTGCGCGGCTTCGTGATGAAGGGTCTCGAGCGCATCGCCTGCCCGACGCTGGTGGTGCATGCGCGCGAGGACGAGCTGACCAGCCTGCGCTCGGCCCACTACCTGGTCGAGCGCATCGGCGGCGGCAAGCGGGCCGGCCAGGCGCGCATGGTGGTGCTGGAGGACAGTTACCACATGGTCTGCGTCGACAACGACCGCGAGATCGTGGCCAAGAACGTGCTCGAATTCTTCGAGGCCAGCGCGGCCGGCTCGCTCGGCATGGCCGGCGACGATCCGCGCATGGCGCCGGCCGAGATGGTTGCGCTGCTGGCCGGCGCGCAGGCCGACCTCGAGCGCGGCGATTTCGCGGCGCTGTACGAGCGCGGCATCCCCGATTTCGGCTGGTTCCAGCCCGGCGCCAACCGCACCAGCGGCATCCACCGCGGCCGCAAGGGCCTGGCGCGGCTGCAGCGCTGGGCGCGCGAGGGCGAGGCCGCCGCGGTGAGCTTCGCCGCCTTCGGCGCGCCGGTGTTCAATGCCGGCATGGCGGTGCTGCCGGCCACGCTGCGCGCCGGTCCGCTCGCGTCGCAGGGCGTGCTGGCCTTCGCGCTGCGGCAGGGCCGGTTGCTCGAGGCGCGCTGGTTCCCCGACGATCCGGCGCTCGAGGACGACCACTTCGGCGGCGAACCGGTGCCGGACGGCCCGAGCGAGGCCGAGCGCGCCTTCGAGGCGGCCGCCGCGCAGTCGAGGACGCTGCGCAAGGCGCCCGACAACGACACGCTGCTGGCGCTGTACGCGCTCTACAAGCAGGGCAGCATCGGCGACGTGAGCGGCGCGCGGCCCGGCGTGATGGACATGGTCGGCCGTGCCAAGTACGACGCCTGGGCCGGCCGGCGCGGCTTGGCGCGCGAGGCGGCGATGGCCGAGTACGTGGCGCTGGTCGGCAGGCTCAAGGCTGCGGAGGGTGCGGGCCTGCCCGCCTGA
- a CDS encoding PepSY domain-containing protein has protein sequence MKSAIVWLGSLMLLAATPAWADVSRDEAATVAQRMTGGRVLSVDRTERDGRTVWRVKVVTGQGEVKVIYIDAASGRPA, from the coding sequence ATGAAATCCGCAATCGTCTGGCTCGGCAGCCTGATGCTGCTGGCCGCCACGCCTGCCTGGGCCGACGTCAGCCGCGACGAGGCGGCCACGGTCGCCCAGCGCATGACCGGTGGGCGCGTGCTGTCGGTCGACCGCACCGAGCGCGACGGCCGCACGGTCTGGCGCGTGAAGGTGGTGACGGGGCAGGGCGAGGTCAAGGTGATCTATATCGACGCGGCCAGCGGCCGTCCCGCCTGA
- a CDS encoding glycine zipper 2TM domain-containing protein has translation MKRIALLSLIAASFTVAQAESFTDTARVRSVEPQYERISTPRKECTREVVTETRHIEERRSYGGAVVGGLAGAVIGNQVGKGHGREAATALGAVVGAMTGDRIDNRDRGGYYEEVPREIQRCRTVEDWESRVTGYRVTYDYRGQQYTALMPDNPGKTLRVRVSVDPIE, from the coding sequence ATGAAACGCATCGCCTTGTTGAGCCTCATCGCCGCCAGCTTCACCGTCGCCCAGGCCGAGAGCTTCACCGATACCGCCCGGGTCCGCAGCGTCGAGCCGCAGTACGAACGCATCAGCACGCCGCGCAAGGAATGCACGCGCGAGGTCGTGACCGAGACGCGCCACATCGAGGAGCGGCGCAGCTACGGCGGCGCCGTGGTCGGCGGCCTGGCCGGCGCGGTGATCGGCAACCAGGTCGGCAAGGGCCATGGCCGCGAAGCCGCCACGGCGCTCGGCGCGGTGGTCGGCGCCATGACCGGCGACCGCATCGATAACCGCGACCGCGGCGGCTACTACGAAGAAGTCCCGCGCGAGATCCAGCGCTGCCGCACGGTGGAGGACTGGGAAAGCCGCGTGACCGGCTACCGCGTGACCTACGACTACCGCGGCCAGCAGTACACCGCGCTGATGCCCGACAACCCGGGCAAGACCCTGCGCGTGCGGGTGTCGGTCGATCCGATCGAGTAA
- a CDS encoding helix-turn-helix transcriptional regulator: MRYNLKRTPKELTFTNYPQRWRNHYVKHGYEHIDPTVLHCVKRVVPALWDENLFTTPEQQRLLREARVHGLNVGASFPVHRWSEEVALFSMCSRDEPEMVMPKLHATLAQGQLLALHIHEAVCRLIAESPDELPEDSPLTPRELDCLRTVAEGMTAREAAAKLGVAESTIVQHLKRVAEKLGTSGREQSITRAISLGLIKV, encoded by the coding sequence GTGCGCTACAACCTCAAGCGCACCCCCAAGGAACTGACCTTCACCAACTATCCGCAGCGCTGGCGCAATCACTACGTCAAGCACGGCTACGAGCACATCGACCCGACCGTGCTGCATTGCGTGAAGCGCGTGGTACCGGCGCTGTGGGACGAGAACCTGTTCACCACGCCGGAGCAGCAGCGTCTGCTGCGCGAGGCGCGCGTGCACGGGCTCAACGTCGGCGCGAGCTTCCCGGTGCATCGCTGGAGCGAGGAGGTCGCGCTGTTCAGCATGTGCTCGCGCGACGAGCCCGAGATGGTGATGCCCAAGCTGCACGCGACGCTGGCGCAGGGGCAGCTGCTGGCACTGCACATCCACGAGGCGGTGTGCCGGCTGATCGCCGAATCGCCCGACGAGCTGCCCGAGGACAGCCCGCTCACGCCGCGCGAGCTCGACTGCCTGCGCACCGTGGCCGAGGGGATGACCGCGCGCGAGGCGGCCGCCAAGCTCGGCGTGGCGGAAAGCACCATCGTCCAGCATCTCAAGCGGGTCGCCGAGAAGCTCGGCACTTCGGGTCGCGAGCAGAGCATTACCCGTGCCATTTCACTGGGTCTGATCAAGGTCTGA
- a CDS encoding Crp/Fnr family transcriptional regulator: MIATLKQIPLFLGLSDEELDQVEASATAKTYAKGTTIINEGDDGSSMFLLMQGRVKVFVSDSNGKEYVLAVLGPGEYVGELALLDDEPRTASVETEEQSTFLVIQKEDFLALLHNFPRIQFQVLVNLVRRTRQLTEAVKNLALKDVYTRVRILFEDLAVEHDGIVLIEEPMTQQAIADRVGSSREMVARIMKELVFGGYVRIENRRLIILQKLPEAF; encoded by the coding sequence ATGATCGCCACGCTCAAACAGATTCCGCTCTTCCTGGGCCTCTCCGACGAGGAGCTGGACCAGGTCGAGGCCTCGGCCACCGCCAAGACCTACGCCAAGGGCACCACCATCATCAACGAGGGCGATGACGGCAGCTCGATGTTCCTGCTGATGCAGGGTCGGGTGAAGGTCTTCGTCAGCGATTCCAACGGCAAGGAATACGTGCTCGCCGTGCTCGGCCCCGGCGAATATGTCGGCGAACTGGCCCTGCTCGACGACGAGCCGCGCACCGCCTCGGTCGAGACCGAGGAGCAGAGCACCTTCCTGGTGATCCAGAAGGAGGATTTCCTGGCGCTGCTGCACAACTTCCCGCGCATCCAGTTCCAGGTGCTGGTCAACCTGGTGCGGCGCACGCGCCAGCTGACCGAGGCGGTGAAGAACCTGGCGCTGAAGGACGTCTACACCCGCGTGCGCATCCTGTTCGAGGACCTGGCGGTCGAGCACGACGGCATCGTACTGATCGAGGAGCCGATGACCCAGCAGGCGATCGCCGACCGCGTCGGCTCCTCGCGCGAGATGGTGGCGCGGATCATGAAGGAGCTGGTGTTCGGCGGCTACGTGCGGATCGAGAACCGGCGACTGATCATTTTGCAAAAGTTGCCGGAAGCATTCTGA
- a CDS encoding MASE1 domain-containing protein: MQQLKRAALVAATFLVTAWLSRALGHAATEAVPVWLGSGVTFAALLVGARWSWPATLAGAAVAAAAWGAVAHGLGPSGALAFGAIEVVSMAFGGWIATLGRHDPESPAGAALLIAGALAAAAVGGLLAVELWRWQRPAADLAVEWRAWAGSTAVGILLVAPLAAAFRGFRVRRSGGLPMGRFLGGAAAFVAFVATVLVVFADQAAQRFGSLEPTLAYLPMPFLLIAAVLWGARGGALATLAGSLLIVGRTAGGGGPFVVAEAFAGEAVVEVQGFVAVWAVVLLLARALSEGRLAALERARDWRLRYERTLQAVGVASVEYDAVTGRATWGEGAAWVLGPAVTQVASLADWLDRIDAAERGLVQAAWQAVASGQAPASEQDYAVRLADGRVLRVRERLAGVRGADGVVEQVVALLQPAAESSHG; this comes from the coding sequence ATGCAGCAGCTCAAACGCGCCGCGCTGGTGGCCGCAACGTTCTTGGTCACGGCCTGGCTGTCGCGTGCGCTGGGGCACGCCGCCACCGAGGCGGTGCCGGTCTGGCTCGGCAGCGGCGTCACCTTCGCCGCGCTGCTGGTCGGCGCGCGCTGGAGCTGGCCGGCGACGCTGGCCGGCGCGGCCGTGGCCGCCGCCGCCTGGGGCGCGGTCGCGCATGGCCTGGGGCCGTCGGGCGCGCTGGCCTTCGGCGCGATCGAGGTGGTCAGCATGGCGTTCGGCGGCTGGATCGCCACGCTGGGCCGCCACGATCCGGAGAGCCCGGCCGGCGCGGCGCTGCTGATCGCCGGGGCGCTGGCGGCCGCGGCAGTCGGCGGCCTGCTGGCGGTCGAGCTGTGGCGCTGGCAGCGGCCGGCGGCCGACCTGGCGGTCGAATGGCGTGCCTGGGCCGGCTCCACCGCGGTGGGCATCCTGCTGGTGGCGCCGCTGGCCGCGGCCTTCCGCGGCTTCCGCGTGCGCCGCTCGGGCGGCCTGCCGATGGGGCGCTTCCTCGGCGGCGCGGCCGCCTTCGTCGCCTTCGTGGCGACGGTGCTGGTGGTGTTCGCCGATCAGGCCGCCCAGCGTTTCGGCAGCCTCGAGCCGACGCTGGCCTACCTGCCGATGCCCTTCCTGCTGATCGCAGCCGTGCTGTGGGGCGCGCGCGGCGGCGCGCTGGCGACGCTGGCCGGCTCGCTGCTGATCGTCGGCCGCACCGCCGGCGGCGGCGGCCCGTTCGTGGTGGCCGAGGCCTTCGCCGGCGAGGCGGTGGTCGAGGTGCAGGGCTTCGTCGCGGTCTGGGCGGTGGTCCTGCTGCTGGCGCGGGCCTTGTCCGAAGGCCGGCTGGCCGCGCTCGAACGCGCGCGCGACTGGCGGCTGCGCTACGAGCGCACGCTGCAGGCGGTGGGCGTGGCCAGCGTCGAGTACGACGCGGTGACCGGCCGCGCCACCTGGGGCGAGGGTGCGGCGTGGGTGCTCGGCCCGGCGGTCACGCAGGTCGCCAGCCTGGCCGACTGGCTCGATCGCATCGATGCCGCCGAACGCGGCCTGGTGCAGGCGGCCTGGCAGGCGGTGGCCAGCGGGCAGGCGCCGGCCAGCGAACAGGACTACGCGGTGCGGCTGGCCGACGGCCGCGTGCTGCGCGTGCGCGAGCGGCTGGCCGGCGTGCGCGGCGCCGACGGCGTGGTCGAGCAGGTGGTCGCGCTGCTGCAGCCGGCCGCGGAGAGCAGCCATGGCTGA